The nucleotide sequence GACCGCTGGTCGAACTCGCTCGCGATCGGCCAGCAGGAGGGCATGTTCTCGCTGCTGCCGCTTTCGCCTGCAGAAGTGATGGCGCTGCGGGAGAAGCACGGCGTGTACATGCCCACCTCGGGCCGCATCAACATTGCCGGCTTGAAGCTCGCCGACGTCGCCCGCGTCGCTGGCCTGTTCAAGGCCATCTGAGCGGCGGCAGGCGAGGACCACCGGCGTGAGCGAGATCGTGCAGGAGCGGCACAAGCTCTATGAGGACGCGATGGCCCTGACGCTGGGCACGCTGTTCGTATCGCTGGGCATGCTGATCTACAGCAAGACGGTGCTGCTGGTCGGCAGCACCGCGGGCTTGTCGTTGCTGCTGAGCTACATCAGCGGCTACGGCTTTGGGATCAGCTTCTTCCTGATCAACCTGCCGTTCTACGTGCTCGCTGTCAGGCGCATGGGCTGGCCATTCACGATCCGCACCTTCGTCGCGGTCGGCCTCGTCGCGGTGTTCTCGCGCCTCACGACGTCATGGGTCGACATCGCTGAGATCAACCCGATCTATGCCACCGTGATGGGCGCCGGCCTGACCGGCACCGGCCTGCTCATGCTATTCCGCCACCGCACCGGTCTCGGCGGCATCAACATCCTCGCGCTCTACCTGCAGGAGCACTGGAAGATCCGCGCCGGCTATTTCCAGCTCGCGGTCGACTTCCTGATCATGATCGCCGCGTTCTTCGTCATCCCGGTCAACCGGCTGGCGCTGTCGATCCTCGGCATCGTGATCGTCAACGTGATCATCGCCATCAACCACAAGCCCGGCCGCTACATGGCGCTGAGCTGAGCCGGCACGCTCAGGGAGACATCCTGCCCAGCCACCCGCGACGAGTGTTGTCGCAGATGTGCGCTGCACCTTGCCAGCCGGGCCGTTCCATGGGATGAAGGCTCTGGTATGCCAGCGATCATGGCATCCGGTTACCGATTTCCCTCCGCCCAAGCGGTGT is from Bradyrhizobium sp. ORS 285 and encodes:
- a CDS encoding YitT family protein, whose product is MSEIVQERHKLYEDAMALTLGTLFVSLGMLIYSKTVLLVGSTAGLSLLLSYISGYGFGISFFLINLPFYVLAVRRMGWPFTIRTFVAVGLVAVFSRLTTSWVDIAEINPIYATVMGAGLTGTGLLMLFRHRTGLGGINILALYLQEHWKIRAGYFQLAVDFLIMIAAFFVIPVNRLALSILGIVIVNVIIAINHKPGRYMALS